One window of the Daphnia pulex isolate KAP4 chromosome 8, ASM2113471v1 genome contains the following:
- the LOC124200360 gene encoding beta-1,4-galactosyltransferase 4-like: protein MATRLISRRISRIPTTFVWRTLLFGSLSFVYFYCMTIWNKLIFEEYRASTIHQIIRKSPEVNSLRKNEKVGIFNESLKSITHYSPINSDNSSKELCPLWSPLLVGWVNISFVASRAWKEKEDNLNSKMRSTGLDVGGKYKPRDCQSRNKVAIIVPYRNRKNHLKIFLRYMHPFLQRQQLEYVVVVVEQSEGLPFNRGMLMNIGFKETQLNHNYKCFIFHDVDLLPENDGYLYSCPEEGRPRQMAFSMDIYEYTPTPLAYFGGVSAFSAKDFQKVNGFSNVFWGWGNEDDDLYRRILHKNLTVTRMFDGEQSFADVTRYTMLNHRIGVPNPDRIGLLLDGISRIESDGLGNLYYKKMFLKFKPLYTHILVEIEK from the exons ATGGCAACCCGCTTAATCAGCCGGCGAATTTCGAGAATTCCTACTACATTCGTCTGGCGAACCTTGCTCTTTGGTTCACTtagtttcgtttatttttactgTATGACGATCTGGAATAAGCTTATTTTTGAGGAATATCGTGCTTCAACTATTCATCAAATTATTCGCAAAAGTCCAGAAGTCAACAGTttacgaaaaaatgaaaaagtggGAATATTTAACGAAAGTTTGAAATCTATTACCCACTACTCGCCTATTAATAGTGACAATTCATCAAAAGAATTGTGTCCCCTTTGGTCACCTTTATTAG TTGGTTGGGTTAACATCTCCTTTGTTGCATCCCGTGcttggaaggaaaaagaagataatttgAACTCTAAAATGAGAAGTACCGGATTGGATGTTGGTGGCAAGTACAAACCAAGAGACTGTCAATCACGGAACAAGGTTGCCATCATTGTACCGTAcaggaatagaaaaaatcatttaaaaatatttctgcgCTACATGCACCCATTTCTACAAAGGCAACAACTGGAATACGTTGTAGTTGTAGTTGAACAGTCAG AAGGGCTACCATTTAATCGTGGAATGCTTATGAATATTGGTTTTAAAGAAACTCAACTAAACCATAACTATaagtgtttcatttttcacgaTGTTGACCTTCTCCCTGAAAACGATGGATATCTTTATAGTTGTCCTGAAGAAGGAAGACCTCGACAGATGGCTTTCTCTATGGACATCTACGAATATAC TCCCACACCGCTTGCTTATTTTGGAGGCGTAAGCGCATTTTCGGCTAAggattttcaaaaagtaaatggATTTTCAAACGTGTTCTGGGGCTGGGGCAACGAGGATGATGATCTGTATCGAAGAATACTCCATAAAAACCTTACTGTAACACGAATGTTTGACGGTGAACAATCATTTGCCGATGTAACTCGTTATACGATGCTTAATCATCGAATAGGTGTTCCTAATCCTGATCGAATTGGGTTATTGTTGGATGGGATTAGTCGAATCGAATCAGACGGTCTTGGTAATCTTTattataagaaaatgtttttgaagtttaaaccactgtacacacacattctCGTTgagatagaaaaataa